A DNA window from Vigna angularis cultivar LongXiaoDou No.4 chromosome 1, ASM1680809v1, whole genome shotgun sequence contains the following coding sequences:
- the LOC108347849 gene encoding uncharacterized protein LOC108347849 has translation MSSQKTSIQNVLAPTTRPPPNSKPPTTGTKLPTVQQVFARRPKSHCHVLSAFSSVCRIDRHNPHRLELLSHCTMSSQKRIQDVLAHSTRPPSESSKSETSSSGAITIHNVLIHTTRPPPKISTSKSSTTRPK, from the exons ATGAGTTCCCAGAAGACAAGCATTCAGAATGTTCTTGCTCCTACGACAAGGCCACCTCCTAACTCCAAACCTCCAACCACTGGGACTAAGTTGCCTACTGTCCAACAGGTTTTTGCTAGAAGGCCAAAA TCGCATTGCCATGTTTTATCGGCATTCAGCAGTGTCTGCAGAATTGATAGACACAACCCACACCGATTGGAATTACTTAGCCATTGCACAATGAGTTCCCAAAAGCGAATTCAGGATGTTCTTGCTCACTCAACAAGGCCACCCTCTGAGAGTAGCAAGTCCGAAACTTCAAGCAGTGGAGCCATAACCATTCATAATGTTCTTATCCATACAACAAGACCACCTCCTAAGATTAGTACCTCCAAATCTTCAACCACTCGACCAAAATGA
- the LOC108347861 gene encoding uncharacterized protein LOC108347861: MSRSRLLWFGFGFTTAYAYMSLSVLHDVKAQRFVLNRCWERVDALENRMSQMESSSPKPSSTPSSPSVSDKGEGQITFG; the protein is encoded by the exons ATGTCAAGAAGTCGATTGTTATGGTTCGGCTTTGGATTCACAACGGCATACGCCTATATGTCCCTATCCGTTTTGCATGACGTGAAGGCTCAGCGTTTTGTGCTTAACCGTTGCTGGGAACGCGTTGACGCTCTTGAAAATAGAATGTCCCAGATGgaatcttcttctccaaaaccTTCTTCTACTCCCTCCTCCCCTTCAGTTTCTGATAAG GGTGAAGGTCAGATTACTTTCGGGTGA